The window aagttcctttaaaagtttgaGTTCCCCTGAGATTTTCTTTCTGTTACCTCTTATTGCTttctacttgttgggctcagtactgtaattcagcgATTAGGTACAATATTGGATGTGGCCTACTTCTTAgtctcaggtgtcattctatccagacttttatttatttattttgtttttttcttcttttttttagcactctgtagggtgtagtcacaggagtccagtgggtgtggcccctgtgctcccgtggtgtggtctgcccactggACCACCATCACTGTTGCTGCCTGGGGagtttgggctcaggtgctgctggcacAAGCCTGCCTCCATGGCTGCTGCCGCCCCAGGCAGGTTCGTGTGTGCCCATGTGCACCCGTTTGGACTGGCTCCATGGCCACCCCAGCCTCCGCTGCTGTTGAGGACCAGCCTTTGCCATTGGCACTTTTGCTCATGGGCTTGGGCCTCCACAGCATCTTCCCTGTGGGTGGCTCTgtgctcacctgcttggaccacTTCCAGGGCTGCTGAGGGCTGGTTCGTGTTGCCTAGGGTCTGTGCATCAGCTCAGACCTCCTCAGCAGCCGCCGTAGGGGAACCCATGTGTACCCACTTGAACCACCCCTAAGGTCTCCTGGCTTCCGCTGCCACTTAGGGCTCACCCGCACCACAGGCAGGTTTGCGAGCCAGCCTGGACCTCCACAGTGGCCGCCTCGACTTCTGCCCTCTCTGGTGGGCTCGAGCGTGCATGCACAAACTTCCTTTGCTATTGCTCGGGCCTCCACTTCTGTCAAAGGAGGGCCCATGCAGCCAGCAGGACCATGTGTGAGCCCGGACCTCTGCAGCGGCAATAGCAGTTCCCACCTCCTCGGGAACTGCCCTGGCCTCCACAGTGGCACCCTGCATCCTTTGGCCCGCCTGCCCCCTGTGAGCACTCAACATGCAGGGAGTGAtctagcttagacctctgcactccctatttgtgtctccctaatgtgctgcctgcctctaagtgcCTCTTTGTTCTAACTAGGGCAGGTGAGCCTCTGGTGGATGGGgtaatttcttccttttgctggtgatgctgttcccagaaAAAAACTTCACTAGATTTGGGggatgactcagcccaggggttagggtgtccatccctcaaagtgtctccccctgtgcctctaAGACCActctctttgctggcaactccagtcctcccagggGTCTCAgttcctggagctccaggaaagtGGTTGTGAGTGAGGCTCTCTGTGCAATCCTTTTAATATGGAGCCTGAGTCCGAGAGTTTTGTCTCCTTTTCTCAAAGAGTgtctaggctcttttctcaggCCAAATATAGTTTGTAAACCCCTTCCAAGCTCCAGGGATCTAGGTTGGGATTCCGGTTTTGGAGATGAGGATCCAAAACTTGCTAGGCAACTCTCCCCATCACGAGAGTCCCTCCTGgccaccacttgctcctgggagtggggcagcccttttaGCATTTCTGCCTCTTCTACCAGTTTCAAcatgggttctttggtggtccttggctgtagaatcctcatagtttagtccaaagttggtctttcacaATGAATATTCTtagaattaagttgtaatccactttggttctgggaagtgggagttggagtatGCCTACTCTATGGCCATCGTGTCtccttctccattttcttcttttctgatatgaatgcttttcatttctttttcttatctgatcattctggctaaaacttctaaaactatgttgaataagagtggaaagtgtaggcagccttgtctcattcctgattttattttttttatttttatttttttaataatttcatttttttaatggggccacatcaataaatcaggatacatatattcaaagataacatgtccaggttatcttgttgttcaattatgttgcatacccatcacccaaagtcagattggcctctgtcaccttctatctagttttctttgtgccccttcccctcccccttttcctctccctctccctcttccccccgtaaccaccacactcttatcaatgtctcttagtctcacttttatgtcccacctacatatggaataatgcagttcctggttttttctgatttacttatttcacttcgtataatgttatcaagatcccaccattttgctgtaaatgatccgatgtcatcatttcttatggctgagtagtattccatagtgtatatgtgccacatcttctttatccagtcatctgttgatgggctttttggttgtttccatgtcctggccactgtgaacaatgctgcaatgaacatggggctgcatgtgtctttatgtatcaatgtttctgagttttgggggtatatacccagtagagggattgctgggtcataaggtagttctattttcagttttttgaggaaccaccatactttcttccataatggttgtactactttacattcccaccaacagtggatgagggtttctttttctccacagcctctccaacatttgctattacctgtcttgttaataatagctaatctaacaggtgtgaggtggtatctcattgcagttttgatttgcatttctctaataactaaagaagatgagcatcttttcatatatctgttggccatttgtatttcttcctgggagaagtgtctgttcatgtcctcttcccatttttttattggattgtttgtttgtttgttgtttcattCCTGATTTAAGAAGAacagccttcattttttcatcatttagtacGATATTGCCTGATGGTTTGTCAcctatggcctttattatgttgaggtactttccttctattctgattatattgagtgttttaaacataaaggaatgttgtgtcttatcaaatgtcttttctgcatctattgataggataatatggtttttgttttttgctctgttgATGtaatgtattacattgatcaatttccatatattgaatcatccttgtgctcctggaatgaatcccacttcattatgatgtattattttttaatgtgttgtatttgatttgctagtattttgtgtaGAGTTTTTGCATacttatttattagaaatataggtctgtagttttctttttttgtcttgtgcTTGTCAAGTTTTGGTATGAGCATTATATTAGACTCTTAAATGTGTTGCTTAGTATTGCTTCTTAttctatattttggaagactttgagaaggataggtaccaactattctttgactatttggtagaattcactagtgtaattatctggtcctggacttttgtttctggggaggtttttgatagttgtttctgtttccttcctgcttataggtctatttaggttctcCACTTCTTCAaggctcagtctaggaaaattgtatagttttaggaatttatccatttcttttaggttgttgaatttggtggcatataatttttcctaATATTCTAGTAATTCTAGTATGATCTTTTGtacatctatgatgtctgtggtaatttctcctcttttaattcagattttgtttatatgagtcctttctcttttttctttagtgagtctagccaacAGCCTGTTGATTTTatagatcttttcaaagaaccagctctttgttatattaatttttctatagtttttttgtactctattttatttagttctctaatttttactacttttgttctgttgactttgggttgcctttgttcttctttttctagttccttaaggtgttacGTTAGGCTGCTTACTTGAGATcactcttatttcttgatataagcctgtaatgatatgaacttccctcttattcagTTTTGGCttcatctcagaaattttgaCATGTcatgttatcattttcatttgtctgtatatcttttttgatctctgcttttatttcttctttgactcagtcattttttagaagtatgttgtttactttccacatttttgtgggtttatttacttcctttttatactttaattctaatttcaaagctttatgatcagaaaatatgcttggtatgatttcaatcttcctgaatttgttgacattagttttgtggcccaacatatggtttatccttgagaatgttccatgcacactggagtaCAATGTATAATCTAAtcttttgagatgaaatgtcctatgAATGTCTGTTACGTCTATTTAATTCAGAGTGTTATTTAAGgccaattttttattgatttattgtttggatgatctatcaaAATCCATTAATGCTGTATCAAAATTTCcaagtggaggccctggctggttggctcagtggtagagcgtcggcctggcatgcaggagtcctgggttcaattcctggccggggcacacaggagaagcacccatctgcttctccacccctccccctctccttcctctctgtctctctcttccactcccgtagctgaggctccattggagcaaaaatggctcgggggctgaggatggctctgtggcctctgcctcaggcgctagaatggctctggatgcaacagagcaacactccagaggggcagagcattgctccctagtgggcatgctgggtagatcctggttggatgcatgtgggagtctgtctgactgcctccccgtttccagcttcaaaaaaatgaaaagggaaaaaaaagaaatttccaaatGGAATTATGTTTTTGCCTGCTGCTATTTTTAGATCACTTAATagatgtcttaaatattttggtgcACCTgcaccttggtttggtgcatatatattaaaaggtGTTAGGTCTTCTGATACAAtatcctctttatcattatgaaatgttcatatttgtctctggttacctttgttgtcttgaagtcagcattgtaaGATACGCATGTGGtctcacctgcttttctttgtatattatttacTGAAGAATCCTTTTTCAACCtttactttgaatctacttttgccctTGCAGCTTAGATTTCACTCTTAAAGGCGGCATGTGGttggttggattttgctttttgatccaagctgctactctgtgcctctttattggtgagttcagtccatttacatatAAGATAATTATTGATCTTATAAGATTTCCTAGACtcatttaatgttttgttttcatgtagctctgtgtcttgtttggtttttttccttttgctcctGTCAGTAGTTGGGTATAgtttgttgtgagggctttacagcttctTACAGTTTCAGCTTTACTGCTTCAGCTTTCCTGCTTTTTAGCTCtaacaatggtgatctcaggcttcttgGCATTTCTTCCCTCATCTCATCAGAGTTGGGAACCAGAGGTGGAgtacctctgttcttcagagTCCAGAgcagctctggagagctagctgtaaGGTTTTTCTTGCCACTCTTGGTACAGCGAGGTGAGGTAGATGGGACATGGGAGGTTGggggctgcactttagctttctctgtctctaccaaGTTCTGAGTGCAGGGAGATCATGGAAAAACTGGCTTTGACTCCatgctctggccactttggtttatctcatCCTCTGTTCCTCTGTTTTACTGCTCCTCCCAGCAAAAGGAGACCCATCTCTCCAATTTTCCATCTCCATACCTCTCAGACAAAATCCTGAGAGCCTGATCTTCCCTCTTTCCCATAgtgcagcagagaaaaaaaaataactgtcacTTTGGGTTTGTCTCCTCACCTTTCTAAAGCACACCATGAAAGAATTatgccttcctttcctcctcatcCCAACCTTAGTCCATTCAGTGcctggatctttcaggcatgcctggcagcccagctggggttcaTTTGCTCAGTtatagttgttgaatttattgaaatttcaagagaAGAAATCAGGAGTAACTAACTCTCATGCCACCAGTATTCTAATGCCATCAAATTGACCTTTTTAAATCATTAGgcaatgtccttctttgtctcttcttgTGGTTTCTGAGTTAATGTCTGTTTTATGGGTTGTATGACCACTCTTAATTTTACACTTCCAAGTGTAAAATTACTGTCCAACCAAAATGTTGAGGCAAACCTCTAATACTACAAATGGGAACTGAATGGGAAATGGCAGTCCTTACTCACTCAGCTTTGCCTGATGAAAATAGTGTTTCTACAACACAGACCTGAGGAAGATAAGAGATGCCACGCCCTGTCTGTCGTAAGGTGAAACTTTAGCTCTACACTGATACTTCGAGTTAGAAAGAACTCCTGACTTCTTGGACACATTTCCCTGAAGTAGAACTTCTACCATACAGCTTTGGGAAGAACACAAAAGGAGCATGGTCAAAGCTAAAATGCCACTGGCTCTGATTTTAGCAAGTTGCATAGCTTTTCCTGAATAAATGCTTCTCCATGTCCTATAAGTCCTTAGGACAATTACAAATTGTtgggtttaaaaattttttttttaccagtgatATTGTTGTTTCACTGAAGAGAAGGTCTAATGAACTTTTTATAATGTCATTCAGAAAGCCTATCTTAAAATTACCTTTAACAAACTTTTAATAATGGAGTTATTTCCGTTTACACAAGTGTTTCAAAAATAGCACTGAGAATTCCTGTATATCACTGTTTCTTCTAAAAcattaaatctaaaattttatcaTTATACATTACTGTGCTGCATATTTCCAAAACAAAATCCCAACATTTGTATTTTATCCTTAACTAAAGTACAGAGTTTATTGAAATTTCACTACTATTTTCactaaacttctttttttaacagagacaaagagagactgagaaagggagaggtaaacaggaagggagagagatgagaagcatcaattttttattgcagccctttagttattcattgattgctttctcatatgtgccttgactgggaggctacagcaggtcaagtgaccttgggctcaagctggtgagccttgctcaaatcagatgagctcatgcttaaGTTTGCAACCTctgagttttgaacctaggtgttccgtgtcccagtccagtgcttcATCTAGTGCGCCATTGCATGGTCAGACACTAACGATGTCTTTATTACAAGATCCAATTTTAGATAAAAcatgaacaattaaaaatagttgtTTATTTAACACTCTCCAGTACTGTGTTACCAGCAATGTATTATTCAAATAACCACTATTGAGTTCAAAGTAAAGTATGGGAATATAGAGGATAATTAATTAAGCAGGAAAGGAAATTGTATTGAGGAAATAATTCAGGGTGTGATGACTAGAATATGAAAGCAGATTAATAAGAATTTCTCaggtttttaaaggaaattttactggagagagtgtcgacctgggatgctgaggacccagcttcaaaacaccaaggttaccggcttgagcacaggcctaccagcttgaaaccaaaggtagctagcttgagcacaaggtcacttgcttgagcaaggagtcactggttcacCTGAAGCCCCATCTCCTGGGCATATGtgagagatcaatcaatgaacatctaaagtgccacaacgaccagttgatgcttctcatctttctctctcccttcctgtttgtctgtctctctttctctttgaaaaacaaagaaccaaacaaaataattatgttcATAGAAAAACCTTTAGACATACATTTAGATCAGCTTTATTTGTAACTACCAAaccctcaaaaatattttcactgcccGCAAAAGTAGCAACATTGATGGGTCTTAAgtgcattatactaagtgaaagaagcaagacTCAAAAATATTTCCACTACCTGCAAAAGTAGCAACATTGATGGGTCTTAAatgcattatactaagtgaaagaagcaagacTCATAGATGACATATGTTAGAATCCAGTAAAAGATATTCTTGCAAAGGTTGTTACATACACGAAACAGTTCAGTGGTTTCCTGAAGCAGTAAGTAGGGAAAGGAGTTTACAGCAAAGAACCTTGTGCTTTTGCATAGTGTTGGAATGTTCTATTATCTTGATTCTGGTAGTAGCTATTGTACATTACCATACACATTTGAACAAATTCATAGAACtagacaaacagaaaaaaatgtgtgaatCATACTGTTTGTAAATTATgcatttataaatagaaaaaaagaacaagtaatacTAAAAGATACATACACATTCTTTATACAGCTAGGTCCCCATAGGCAGTTTAATTATTTCTTCCCTAAGACAATGGGATGAGGAGCTATAGATGCCCTCATGGGGCATGTTCCCTGAGAGCCCCATATCTCTACAACTCACTCCTGAATCCCTTGTGTTGGCCTCTGAAATACCATCAACACTCCACACAACATCATTTTACAGGGACCACACTGCACACTGGATGCTTTGATCATCATACATTCATTGAATGTTAATAGTTGTCATTACATAAAGGCTTTCTGTCTACTGAAAAAATTGCTATAAATCTGCAATCATGGCCAAGAAAATCACCCCAAGATAAAAAAAGGGACTTTAAAATGGTAACCTCTTACACAATCGTTTTATAGACCTTCTCTTATTTGCTATTCACAGACACAATcttattttgtttatcttgtcaaaCAAGACAAAGGTAGTGGACGCCTCTAAAGGCAGAATAAGAATTCACTGTGGATTCAGGACTTAAACCCCAGGTTCTGGGTCCTTGTTAGAGTATTTTCCTCTAACTTTCCCCATTTTAGAGAACTTGGGAAATTTTGATAACTCTTAAAATATAGCttgtttatcattatttattcattgtctCATGGATGTATTTCAGATTCCATACTCACTATTCAGGATTGACTGTCACTTCTATTCAAGGAACAAGGTAAGCTAAACATTCCATATACACTATTAGTGGAGCTACAAGTACTGTGTGTTATATGAGTACAAAAATAggtgttttaaactttttaaaatagtgatttgaGGCTGGAGTATAAATGTTAAGATTTCTATTAGTGGGGAATTTAATGGTACTTATAAAATATCCTGCTGCTTCTCTGaagaagatgaataaaaatataagataaataatGCTCTGAGTAGGTAAGGTGGTAACTTCATCTTCTTCACTAACAATTGGCTTACTAGAGGTTACAGAAAAGCATAAATGTGAAATGATCATTCTATAAACTACAAAGggaatgaaatgaaataacaaCATTGAACTGTAATTCACCTTTTCCTCATGCTGTCATTTTTATTACTACGTGCACCTTTAAATATGCTGATGCTAAGGCagctaaacacacacaaaatttcaTTCTGTTAGAACTGAGGTTGAGTTTTGCATCTTGAGTCTTCATAATGCtagtgatataattttaaaatatcaccaaTTTCCTAAATCCTTAATTTTTAATggtaaagtaaaaattataatactactcattgcatacacacacatttatatgtaAGACTCTTAACATTAGGTCAAGataattttgaaagataaatgATTAAGAAAATACTGCACattgtatttatacattttaacttaacaacaacttttttttttcttttacttttttcctttagatCTCACTTCTACAAGACATCTCATGATTGCCAAAAAGCATTGATGGAGGAGAACAGGACAGAAGTGACATACTTCATCCTCCTTGGACTAACCCATGTCCTAGAGCTACAGGTCCCCCTCTTTATCATGTTCACTCTCATTTATCTCATCACTGTGGTTGGGAACCTCGGGACAATTGTGCTGATTCTCTTGGACTCTCGTCTCCACACTCCCATGTACTTTTTCCTCAGTAACCTGTCTCTGGTGGATTTGTGTTACTCCTCAGCTGTCACTCCCAAAGTCATGGCTGGGTTACTTATAGGCAACAAGGTCATCTCGTACAATGCCTGTGCTGCTCAGATGTTCTTTTTTGGTGCCTTTGCCACTGCAGAAATTTATCTGTTGTCCTCCATGGCCTATGACCGCTATGCAGCAGTGTGCAAACCCCTACATTACACCACCACCATGACGACAGGCGTGTGTGTGCGTCTGGCCATAGGCTCCTACATCTATGGTTTCTTAAATGCCTCCTTGTATGTTTCAGACATATTCAGCCTTTTCTTTTGCAAGTCTAATGTGGTCAATCACTTTTTCTGTGATGTTCCAGCTGTCATGGCTCTCTCTTGCTCAGATacacacataagtgagatatttattgtttttatgtccAGCTTTAATTTATTTACTGCTCTTCTGGTAATATTGATTTCTtacctatttatatttataactatCTTGAAGATGCACTCAACTCATGGCCACCAGAAGGCTTTGTCCACCTGTGCTTCTCACCTCACTACTGTCTCTATCTTCTATGGGACTGTCATCTTCATGTACCTAAAGCCCAGTTCCAGCCATTccatggacacagacaaaatggCCTCTGTCTTCTATTCTATGGTCATCCCCATGCTGAACCCTCTGGTCTACAGCCTGAGGAACAAGGAGGTCAAGAGTGCATTTAATGCTGTGGTTGAGAAGGCACACTTTTCAATGTGATTGGGATTTTAACTTTGTAGTAGGCACAATAGCACTCTTCAATTTCTCTCAGACCTTTACCATGCAGTGAATTACATTTTAAGCCCTACACTGCATTTAAATTTCTATGATGACATCTTTAgctttaaaagtttttgtttttggaaaagaaaacatattcagAAATGTAATACCTGACTGAGGATGGCTAAGGAAGAGCATTAGAAATTTTGAGACCTGCTTGTCAAATGACACTAATGATATCTCGTTTATTCACTTGTTCCATTTTCATTGTCTCTACCACATGCGATTACAAATATTCATGTTTAACAGCAGCACAAACAAACTGATTCACCAAAGCACTTGTATGTGCCCCATGTGGGCACTCACACTGGAGTGGAACATTgtcagaagtaaatgaaatattaCTAGTTCTGGAAACTTTACccctggagaaagagagagagttgagtGTGTGTCCAACATCTTGCAGTAGAGTGCCCAAGGACAACGTACATGGCTCTGTAATCTCAGAGGAAGGTGCACACCCTGAATCTCTTCCTCAAAAGTAATGTAGAGGAGCAAAATATACATCCAGTGGTCCAACCTATTAGTGCATTGCTATAGAGAAAGGGGTGAATGTTTTACTGAAGTCAACACTTTTCTGTGAGATTTGAAGAAAGTACAAACATAAGACTTCCCTTCCAGGACAGATAGATGGGTGAATGTACAGCCATTAAAAAGAGTTTaggattggattgtttttcttcctggttttgagatttacaagttttttgtaaagtttggttattaaccccttatcagacatattgtcaaatatgttctcccattgtgtagtttgtctttttcttctgttcttattgtctttagctgtgaaaaagctttttagtttaatatagtcccatttgtttatcctgtcttttatttcacttgccatggagataaatcagcaaatatatcactgcgagagatgtcggagagctttctgcctatgttttcttctaagattcttatggtttcaaggcttatatttaagtcttttatctattttgagtttatttttgtgaatggtgtaagttggtggtctatagacacttctccaaagaggacatacagatggttaataggcatatgaaaaaatgctcaacatcactaatcattagagaaatgcaaattaaaaccacaatgagatatcacctcacaccagtcagaatggtgctcattaacaaaacaacacagaataagtgctggcaaggttgtggagaaaagggaaccctcctgcactgctggtgggaatgcagactggtgtagccactgtggaaaacagtatggaaattcctcaaaaaattaaaaattgaactgccttttgacccagctatcccacttttaggaatataccctaagaacaccataaaactgtttcaaaaggagaaatgcaccctcatgtttatggcatcattgttcacaatagcgaagatctggaaacaacccaagtgtctctcagaggacgagtggattaaaaagctttggtacatatatactatggaatactactcagccataagatatgatgacattggttcatttacaataacatggatggaccttgataacattatacagagtgaaataagtaaatcagaaaaaaactaagaactatatgaatccatacatagatgggacataaaaatgagactcagtgacttggacaagaatgtaatggtaacGAGGGAGTGTGGTAGGGAATGgcgagaaaggagaaagaggggattgggggaggggaggggcacaaagaaaaccagatagaaggtgatggaagacaatttgactttgactttgggtgaggggtatgcaacataatcaaatgttaaattaatcttgagatgttttctctcaacatatgtaccctgatttatcattgtcactgcattaaaattatttaaaaagtaatacagagaattgacattaaaaaaaatagtt is drawn from Saccopteryx leptura isolate mSacLep1 chromosome 1, mSacLep1_pri_phased_curated, whole genome shotgun sequence and contains these coding sequences:
- the LOC136388593 gene encoding olfactory receptor 5B3-like, producing the protein MEENRTEVTYFILLGLTHVLELQVPLFIMFTLIYLITVVGNLGTIVLILLDSRLHTPMYFFLSNLSLVDLCYSSAVTPKVMAGLLIGNKVISYNACAAQMFFFGAFATAEIYLLSSMAYDRYAAVCKPLHYTTTMTTGVCVRLAIGSYIYGFLNASLYVSDIFSLFFCKSNVVNHFFCDVPAVMALSCSDTHISEIFIVFMSSFNLFTALLVILISYLFIFITILKMHSTHGHQKALSTCASHLTTVSIFYGTVIFMYLKPSSSHSMDTDKMASVFYSMVIPMLNPLVYSLRNKEVKSAFNAVVEKAHFSM